Proteins from a single region of Catenulispora acidiphila DSM 44928:
- a CDS encoding SpvB/TcaC N-terminal domain-containing protein → MNEDKDASRPDQQDDGGQRSSALSGPSVTLPKGGGAIRGIGEKFGTDSFSGTSSMSVPIATSPGRSGFGPQLSLSYDSGNGNGPFGFGWRLSLPAITRKTDKGLPQYHDAQESDVYMLAGAEDLVPVIEADGSRARHETAAGFVVHGYCPRVEGMFARIERWTSIATGEIHWRSITRDNVTTVYGKDDNSRVFDPEDTSSPHPSRVFSWLVCESYDDKGNATVYEYAAENADGLDLRQADEFHRVRTANRYLKRIKYGNRVSRLVQPDLSAATWMFEVVFDYDEDHLEDLGLDPSRPEAEQHRYVRASWLAGGSWGVRPDPFSSYRAGFEVRTYRRCRRVLMFHHIDDLPTGEQGYQGLVRSTEFEYADLDYSRSPTIEEELLHQGSTRFASFVRAVSQSGYVPDPTRPATYLKKSLPPLEFEYSKAVVQDRIQAADAASVENLPIGLDGSAYQWVDLHGEGVSGILAEQAGAWFYKRNISPLSARRVEFAPLRRIGSKPNVSAAAGQAQFMDLAGDGRPDVVVLDGPEPGLYEHDDADGWRTFRPFASRLNRDTRDPNLRFVDLDGDGRADVLITEQDVFTWHPSLGEKGFGPARHVHQWLDEERGPRLVLADSTQSVHLADMSGDGLADFVRVRNGEVCYWPNLGYGRFGAKVTLADVPWFDDADQFDQRRVRLADIDGSGTNDVIYLHRDGVRIYFNQSGNRLSQSRQLDQFPSVDDVASITVADLRGNGTACLVWSSPLSADARRPLRYIDLLGGTKPHLLVKCVNNLGSETEVQYSPAASFYLTDERDGRPWATRLPFPVHVVERTVTHDRIGGNRFVSRFAYHDGYFDGVEREFRGFGMVERWDTEQISALAPDQAAAASNVDASSQVPPVLTKTWFHTGIRDRTERVSVHFAAEYYGAPKKTDPNYAAEFERFLGTLPPDTTVPPGLTAEEEREACRALKGSMLRHEIYAQDGTDKAEHPYTVAEQNFTIRTVQRRGANRHAVFFTHARESITYNYEREPADPRVAHALTLEVDAFGNVLQDAAIGYARRQADPDLSAEQRAVQARMFITCTENRFTNTVDTADDHRTPAPCESRTQELTGLRLPPGRSRFAFDEVLEAVSKAVRLDYEQVATPGRLEKRLIEHVRTYLRRDDLSGPLPLGVMEPLALPFESYKQAFTPGLVAEAYAGRVSDTMLANEGRYAHTEGDANWWIPSGQVFYAVDPTDTPGQELAIARQHFFQPRRYRDPFHTDAVATESFVTYDAYDLLVEETRDALDNRVTAGERDATPDQRLVRRAQDYRVLQPELVMDANRNRSAVAFDALGMVVGTAVMGKPEPAAVEGDSLDGFAADLTQAEIDRFLADPKGPTTAQLLAGATTRMMYDLTAYWREPDAAKKPPAVAATAARETHLSDLSAGQQSKIQVSLSYSDGFGREIQKKAQAESGPAPGPRWVGSGWTIFNNKGKPVRQYEPFFTATHRFEFDVRIGVSSVLLYDPVGRVVATLRPEHTWDKVVFDAWRQERWDVNDTVLIADPKSDADVADFFARLPTGEYLPTWYALRTDAANAAAFEARYPDPIDRAKQTQAADKTRVHAATPTVAHADPLGRTFLTVVSNKAKYSDTPAAEPPVEQIHTTQVFFDIEGNQREIVDGEGRLAMRYTYDMLGNPVHQANMEAGERWMLNDVAGHALYAWDSRDRRVRTAYDPLRRPTDSLVSEAGGPELVVVRNVYGEGRPNPEDGNLRGKIAEVHDQAGVVVNDSFDFRGNLVESRRRLAVDYSTVLDWSGTPQLESQTYSGHIRYDALNRVTQSIAPHSDQPGTEISVVQHRYNEANLLERVDAWLDQGTDPGGLLDPATADLQAVTNIDYDAKGQRLRIVYGNGASTSYTYDPLTFRVTQLLTFRDRPGHEVQNLHYTYDAVGNITSIRDEAQQTIYFRNTRVEPSADFTHDAIYRLIEATGREHIGQSGAPIPYSFDDASRVGLQHPNDGNAMRRYLERYAYDLTGNISSMQHRGSDPARSNWTRTYVYDEASQLEPARQSNRLTGTTIGATTETYSAGGDGYDAHGNMLRMPHLGGGSPGPNMRWDYRDQLHETDLGGGGKAFYVYDSSGQRVRKVWEKSSGPVEERIYLGGFELFRRRENLGGEQVSTFERETLHVMDDTGRLALVETRTLDLAGDDKAPRRLIRYQLGNHLGSTSLELDEQAQIISYEEYAPFGSSTYQAVRSQTEATKRYRYTGKERDEESGFYYHGARYYPPWLGRWTSADPSGMADGVNLYVYGRNNPLAFSDSTGTSCDPTMQSCIDPTEPTAREEALQKSLPESERNLPPPGDSSLNSAGLTLAGNLLSSSAAPAASLPVAPPGTNFSAAAADAREAYRLANVMPPGTQVQHWTKELSSAAANLDPAVMNLNLSPLQSTGRAAGRWSATSVGPATTLLIDPRGGQTRYSISGGSTYGNEHKFADRFLIPQIEDQIRAANPNATPGEVAEAAGRQARWVMTGEPGPAFLPPPGMSPSTRLLVGGGGALNFAGGVFMLASIDTKRDPGLVTAGKLASGSASVVGGGLEIGGAAFGAAGVAEVGAAASGVGMVIALPVMVHEMRPHGYMAYDPVLMERNMERQRNGENVNLFCAQCHGPGGALDPNNDFNAGGARREAFLKRLQWRYLGD, encoded by the coding sequence GTGAATGAGGACAAGGACGCCTCCCGCCCCGACCAGCAGGACGACGGCGGGCAACGATCCTCCGCGCTCTCCGGGCCCTCCGTCACGCTGCCGAAGGGTGGCGGAGCGATCCGCGGCATCGGTGAGAAGTTCGGCACCGACTCCTTCAGCGGGACGAGTTCGATGTCCGTGCCGATCGCCACCAGTCCTGGGCGCTCCGGGTTCGGCCCTCAGCTCTCGCTCTCCTACGACTCGGGCAACGGCAACGGTCCCTTCGGCTTCGGGTGGAGGCTGTCGCTCCCGGCGATCACTCGGAAGACCGACAAGGGCCTGCCCCAGTACCACGACGCCCAAGAGTCCGATGTCTACATGCTCGCCGGCGCCGAAGACCTCGTACCGGTGATCGAGGCGGACGGCAGTCGAGCCCGTCATGAGACCGCTGCCGGGTTCGTCGTCCACGGCTACTGTCCTCGCGTCGAGGGGATGTTCGCCCGCATCGAGCGGTGGACGAGCATCGCCACCGGGGAGATCCACTGGCGGTCGATCACGCGCGACAACGTCACGACCGTGTACGGGAAGGACGACAACTCCCGCGTCTTCGACCCCGAAGACACCTCGTCACCGCATCCGAGCCGCGTCTTCAGCTGGCTGGTCTGCGAGAGCTATGACGACAAGGGCAACGCCACCGTCTACGAGTACGCCGCGGAGAACGCCGACGGGCTCGATCTGCGCCAGGCCGACGAGTTTCATCGGGTGCGCACCGCCAATCGCTACCTGAAGCGCATCAAGTACGGCAATCGTGTCTCGCGGCTCGTTCAGCCGGACCTGAGCGCCGCGACGTGGATGTTCGAGGTGGTCTTCGACTACGACGAGGACCACCTGGAGGACCTTGGTCTGGACCCGTCCCGTCCGGAAGCGGAGCAGCACCGGTATGTCCGTGCCTCCTGGCTGGCCGGTGGCTCGTGGGGCGTGCGTCCGGACCCCTTCTCCTCCTACCGCGCGGGGTTCGAAGTGCGGACGTACCGGCGGTGCCGCAGGGTTCTGATGTTCCACCACATCGACGACCTCCCGACCGGCGAGCAGGGGTACCAGGGGCTGGTGCGGTCCACCGAGTTCGAGTACGCCGATCTCGACTACAGCCGCTCGCCCACGATCGAGGAGGAACTCCTTCATCAGGGCAGCACCCGCTTCGCCTCGTTCGTTCGCGCCGTCAGCCAGTCCGGCTATGTGCCGGACCCCACCCGGCCGGCCACCTACCTCAAGAAGTCGCTTCCTCCGCTGGAGTTCGAGTACAGCAAGGCCGTCGTCCAGGACCGGATCCAGGCGGCCGACGCCGCGAGTGTGGAGAATCTGCCGATCGGCCTCGACGGTTCGGCGTACCAATGGGTGGACCTGCATGGCGAGGGCGTCAGCGGGATCCTCGCCGAGCAGGCCGGCGCCTGGTTCTACAAGCGCAACATCAGTCCCCTCAGTGCTCGGCGGGTGGAGTTCGCGCCGCTGCGCCGCATCGGCAGCAAGCCGAACGTCAGCGCCGCCGCCGGGCAGGCGCAGTTCATGGATCTGGCCGGCGACGGACGGCCCGACGTCGTGGTGCTCGACGGTCCCGAGCCCGGCTTGTACGAGCACGACGACGCCGACGGCTGGCGGACGTTCCGTCCCTTCGCCTCGCGTCTCAACCGCGACACCCGCGACCCCAACCTGCGGTTCGTCGACCTGGACGGCGACGGCCGTGCCGACGTCCTGATCACCGAACAGGACGTCTTCACCTGGCATCCGTCGTTGGGGGAGAAGGGTTTCGGCCCGGCTCGGCACGTGCACCAGTGGCTCGACGAGGAGCGCGGTCCCCGCCTCGTGCTGGCCGACAGCACCCAGTCCGTCCACCTCGCCGACATGAGCGGCGACGGGCTCGCCGACTTCGTGCGCGTCCGCAACGGCGAGGTCTGCTACTGGCCGAACCTCGGCTACGGCCGGTTCGGCGCGAAGGTCACGCTGGCCGACGTGCCCTGGTTCGACGACGCCGACCAGTTCGACCAACGCCGCGTCCGCCTGGCCGACATCGACGGCTCCGGCACGAACGACGTCATCTACCTGCATCGCGACGGCGTACGCATCTATTTCAACCAGTCCGGGAACCGGCTGAGCCAGTCGCGGCAGCTCGACCAGTTCCCGAGCGTCGACGACGTCGCCTCGATCACGGTGGCCGACCTTCGCGGGAACGGCACCGCTTGTCTGGTCTGGTCGTCCCCGCTGTCGGCCGACGCGCGCCGCCCGCTGCGGTACATCGACCTCCTGGGCGGGACCAAGCCGCATCTGCTGGTGAAGTGTGTCAACAATCTGGGTTCTGAGACGGAGGTCCAGTACTCGCCGGCGGCATCGTTCTACCTGACGGACGAGCGCGACGGTCGTCCGTGGGCGACCCGGTTGCCGTTCCCCGTGCACGTCGTCGAGCGGACGGTCACGCACGACCGGATCGGCGGCAACCGCTTCGTCTCCCGCTTCGCCTATCACGACGGCTACTTCGACGGCGTCGAGCGCGAGTTCCGCGGCTTCGGGATGGTCGAGCGCTGGGATACCGAGCAGATCAGCGCGCTCGCGCCGGACCAGGCCGCGGCGGCGAGCAATGTCGACGCCTCCTCGCAGGTCCCGCCAGTGCTCACGAAGACGTGGTTCCACACCGGAATCCGGGACCGGACCGAGCGCGTCAGCGTGCACTTCGCGGCCGAGTACTACGGTGCGCCGAAGAAGACCGACCCGAACTATGCCGCTGAGTTCGAGAGGTTCCTCGGCACGCTGCCACCGGACACGACGGTTCCGCCTGGCTTGACCGCGGAAGAAGAACGCGAAGCCTGCCGCGCTTTGAAGGGCTCGATGCTTCGGCACGAGATCTACGCTCAGGACGGCACGGACAAAGCCGAACACCCCTACACCGTGGCCGAGCAGAACTTCACGATCCGAACGGTGCAACGGCGCGGCGCCAACCGTCACGCGGTGTTCTTCACGCACGCGCGGGAGTCGATCACCTACAACTACGAGCGCGAGCCCGCAGATCCCCGCGTCGCGCACGCCCTGACGCTCGAGGTGGACGCCTTCGGCAACGTTCTTCAGGATGCTGCGATCGGCTACGCGCGACGGCAGGCGGATCCGGATCTGTCCGCCGAGCAGCGCGCGGTGCAAGCCCGGATGTTCATCACCTGCACTGAGAACCGCTTCACCAACACCGTCGACACCGCTGACGACCACCGCACACCAGCTCCCTGCGAATCGCGCACCCAGGAGCTGACCGGCTTGCGATTGCCGCCCGGGCGCAGCCGCTTCGCCTTCGACGAGGTCCTGGAAGCGGTGTCGAAGGCGGTCAGGCTCGACTATGAACAGGTGGCCACTCCGGGCCGTCTGGAGAAGCGCCTGATCGAGCACGTGCGCACCTACCTCCGGCGCGACGACCTCAGTGGGCCGCTGCCGCTAGGGGTGATGGAGCCGCTGGCGCTGCCCTTCGAAAGCTACAAGCAGGCCTTCACACCGGGGTTGGTCGCCGAGGCCTACGCCGGTCGCGTCTCCGACACGATGCTGGCGAACGAAGGCCGCTACGCGCACACCGAGGGCGACGCCAACTGGTGGATTCCGTCCGGGCAGGTCTTCTATGCCGTCGATCCGACCGACACGCCTGGGCAGGAGCTTGCGATCGCCCGGCAGCACTTCTTCCAGCCCCGCCGCTACCGCGATCCGTTCCACACCGACGCGGTCGCCACCGAGAGCTTCGTGACCTACGACGCGTACGACCTCCTGGTCGAGGAGACCCGCGACGCGCTGGACAACCGGGTCACCGCCGGCGAGCGGGACGCCACGCCGGATCAGCGGCTCGTGCGGCGCGCGCAGGACTATCGCGTCCTGCAGCCCGAGCTGGTGATGGACGCCAACCGCAACCGGTCGGCGGTCGCCTTCGACGCCCTCGGCATGGTGGTCGGCACCGCGGTCATGGGCAAGCCGGAGCCGGCCGCGGTGGAGGGCGATTCTCTGGACGGGTTCGCCGCGGACCTGACCCAAGCCGAGATCGACCGGTTCCTGGCCGATCCGAAGGGACCGACGACGGCGCAGCTGCTCGCCGGCGCGACGACCCGGATGATGTATGACCTGACCGCATACTGGCGGGAACCCGATGCGGCCAAGAAGCCTCCGGCCGTCGCGGCCACCGCCGCCCGCGAGACCCACCTGAGCGACCTGTCGGCGGGTCAGCAGTCGAAGATCCAGGTCAGCCTCTCCTACTCCGACGGATTCGGCCGGGAGATCCAGAAGAAGGCTCAGGCGGAGTCGGGCCCTGCGCCCGGTCCTCGGTGGGTCGGAAGCGGTTGGACGATCTTCAACAACAAGGGCAAGCCCGTCCGTCAGTACGAACCCTTCTTCACCGCCACGCACCGCTTCGAGTTCGACGTCAGGATCGGCGTGAGCTCCGTTCTGCTCTACGACCCGGTCGGACGAGTCGTCGCGACCCTGCGTCCCGAGCACACCTGGGACAAGGTCGTCTTCGACGCCTGGCGGCAGGAGAGGTGGGACGTCAACGACACGGTTCTGATCGCCGACCCCAAATCCGATGCTGATGTCGCCGACTTCTTCGCGCGCCTGCCCACCGGCGAGTACCTGCCGACCTGGTACGCGCTGCGCACCGACGCGGCCAACGCCGCCGCGTTCGAGGCGCGCTATCCGGACCCGATCGATCGCGCGAAGCAGACACAGGCTGCTGACAAGACCCGCGTCCATGCCGCGACGCCGACCGTCGCCCACGCCGATCCGTTGGGCCGCACTTTCCTCACGGTCGTGTCCAACAAGGCCAAGTACAGCGACACGCCGGCGGCGGAGCCACCCGTCGAGCAGATCCACACCACGCAGGTCTTCTTCGACATCGAAGGCAACCAGCGCGAGATCGTCGACGGCGAAGGTCGCCTCGCCATGCGCTACACCTACGACATGCTCGGCAACCCGGTCCACCAAGCCAATATGGAGGCTGGCGAGCGCTGGATGCTGAACGATGTCGCGGGCCATGCGCTCTACGCCTGGGACAGCCGCGACCGCCGCGTGCGGACCGCCTACGATCCGCTGCGGCGGCCGACGGATTCCTTGGTGAGCGAGGCCGGAGGGCCAGAGCTGGTCGTCGTGCGGAACGTCTATGGCGAGGGACGACCGAACCCGGAGGATGGCAACCTGCGGGGCAAGATCGCCGAAGTCCACGACCAGGCGGGCGTCGTGGTGAACGACAGCTTCGATTTCCGAGGCAATCTGGTGGAGAGCCGTCGCCGCTTGGCGGTCGACTACAGCACGGTGCTGGATTGGTCCGGGACTCCGCAGCTGGAGTCGCAAACGTATTCCGGTCACATCCGTTACGACGCCCTGAACCGTGTGACGCAGTCGATCGCGCCGCACAGCGATCAGCCGGGCACGGAGATCAGCGTCGTTCAGCACCGCTACAACGAAGCCAACCTCTTGGAGCGGGTGGACGCCTGGCTTGATCAGGGTACTGATCCAGGCGGGCTCCTCGACCCCGCCACAGCGGATCTGCAGGCGGTCACGAACATCGATTACGACGCCAAGGGCCAGCGCCTGCGGATCGTCTACGGCAACGGCGCCAGCACGTCGTACACCTATGACCCGCTGACCTTCCGCGTCACGCAGCTGCTCACGTTCCGCGACAGGCCAGGGCACGAGGTGCAGAATCTCCACTACACCTATGACGCGGTCGGCAACATCACCTCGATCCGCGACGAGGCGCAGCAGACGATCTACTTCCGCAACACCCGGGTCGAGCCGAGCGCCGACTTCACCCACGACGCCATCTACCGGCTGATCGAGGCCACGGGGCGCGAGCACATCGGGCAGAGCGGCGCGCCGATCCCGTACTCCTTCGACGACGCCTCACGCGTCGGCTTGCAGCATCCCAACGACGGCAACGCGATGCGGCGCTACCTGGAGCGGTACGCCTACGACCTCACCGGCAACATCTCCTCGATGCAGCACCGCGGCAGCGATCCGGCTCGGTCCAACTGGACGAGGACCTACGTCTACGACGAGGCGAGTCAGCTGGAACCCGCTCGGCAGAGCAATCGCCTGACAGGTACGACGATCGGGGCGACGACGGAGACCTACAGCGCCGGCGGCGATGGCTACGACGCGCACGGGAACATGCTTCGCATGCCGCACCTCGGCGGCGGCTCACCGGGTCCGAACATGCGCTGGGACTACCGGGACCAGCTGCACGAAACGGACCTCGGGGGCGGCGGCAAGGCCTTCTACGTCTACGACTCCTCCGGCCAGCGCGTGCGCAAGGTCTGGGAGAAGTCGTCGGGCCCGGTCGAGGAGCGCATCTATCTCGGCGGGTTCGAGCTGTTCCGCAGGCGCGAGAACCTCGGCGGCGAACAGGTGTCGACGTTCGAGCGCGAGACGCTGCACGTGATGGACGACACCGGGCGCCTGGCACTCGTCGAGACGCGCACGCTCGACCTCGCCGGGGACGACAAGGCGCCCAGGCGCCTCATCCGGTATCAGCTCGGCAACCACCTCGGCTCGACCAGCCTCGAGCTGGACGAGCAAGCGCAGATCATCTCCTACGAGGAATACGCGCCCTTCGGCTCCTCGACCTATCAAGCCGTGCGCAGCCAGACCGAAGCGACGAAGCGGTACCGCTACACGGGGAAGGAACGCGACGAGGAGAGCGGCTTCTACTACCACGGGGCGAGGTACTACCCGCCCTGGCTGGGACGGTGGACGAGCGCCGACCCCTCCGGCATGGCTGACGGAGTGAATCTCTACGTCTACGGCCGGAACAACCCGCTGGCGTTCAGCGACTCGACGGGGACGAGCTGCGATCCGACGATGCAGTCGTGCATCGACCCGACGGAGCCCACGGCCCGTGAGGAGGCGCTGCAGAAGTCGCTCCCGGAGAGTGAACGCAACCTGCCGCCACCGGGCGATTCGTCGCTGAACTCCGCCGGACTGACCCTGGCCGGCAACCTGTTGAGCTCCTCCGCCGCCCCGGCCGCCAGCCTTCCCGTAGCGCCGCCTGGAACCAATTTCTCGGCGGCCGCTGCCGACGCACGAGAGGCTTATCGACTCGCCAACGTGATGCCCCCCGGGACACAGGTGCAGCATTGGACGAAAGAGCTCAGCTCGGCGGCCGCGAATCTGGACCCGGCGGTGATGAATCTGAATCTGTCGCCGCTGCAGTCAACGGGACGAGCGGCCGGGCGGTGGAGTGCGACTTCGGTAGGGCCCGCAACCACGCTCCTGATCGATCCGAGGGGTGGGCAGACCCGCTATTCGATCAGTGGCGGCAGCACCTACGGCAACGAACACAAGTTCGCCGATCGATTCCTCATCCCGCAAATCGAAGATCAGATACGCGCCGCGAACCCGAACGCCACCCCCGGGGAGGTAGCAGAGGCCGCGGGCAGACAGGCGCGATGGGTCATGACAGGAGAACCAGGGCCGGCGTTCTTGCCTCCCCCGGGGATGAGCCCCTCGACGCGCTTGCTGGTCGGAGGCGGGGGCGCCCTCAACTTCGCCGGCGGCGTCTTCATGCTCGCCAGCATCGACACCAAGAGGGACCCCGGACTCGTCACCGCGGGCAAGCTCGCCAGCGGCAGCGCCAGCGTCGTGGGCGGCGGCCTGGAGATCGGCGGCGCGGCCTTCGGCGCGGCAGGCGTGGCGGAGGTCGGCGCGGCCGCATCCGGCGTCGGAATGGTCATCGCCCTCCCGGTCATGGTCCACGAGATGAGACCCCACGGCTACATGGCCTACGACCCGGTCCTGATGGAGCGCAACATGGAGCGACAGCGCAACGGAGAAAACGTCAACCTCTTCTGCGCCCAATGCCACGGCCCAGGCGGCGCCCTGGACCCGAACAACGACTTCAACGCCGGAGGCGCCCGTCGCGAGGCGTTTCTCAAGAGACTGCAATGGAGGTACCTGGGCGATTAG